A segment of the Phoenix dactylifera cultivar Barhee BC4 chromosome 15, palm_55x_up_171113_PBpolish2nd_filt_p, whole genome shotgun sequence genome:
AGAtagattcattcattcatttatatattttcCCATATTCTACCCCAACTTCTGGTTGAATTTAAGTCGACATATGTTAGAATCTAAGAGCATAGGAGACATGCAAtgcttaccaaaaaaaataataacaataataattaaAGGAATATCTGGAGTTCTCATCCCATATTGGCTCAGCATGCTAGCTTGGCAGATGTAGTATTAAGCATGCAAATTTCTGATCCAATACTATCTTTCAGTCAAGAGCTGCCCTTTGCAAGCTTCCACCTAGCTAAACTAAAACCTAGTTATCCTTTTctgccttttattttttcttaaaaaacatTGCCATCGGTGTTACTGGCATTCCTTCTTTATATCCAGATGCTCACTTCATGGTATTTCTTATGTACTTGAAAATATGAATTGGACTCTTCCATGGAACATTTAATCACTCATAGTTGCCTGCCTCATTTGAAGACAACCATAGCTTCATTTTGTGTCCAAGATTTTAGAGTACAAACTCATCTGATGAGAGACGACATTCAACCTCGACAAAACTTCCTAAACTTTCATTTTTCTGCTTTGCTGCTTTTCATCTTTTTTCCCTTTGGAGATTCAGATCATTACTCTTGCCTTTGAACAATAATAACTGTCAGGGCATGAAAACCATAAGTCCTTGGCATTTGATTTTGTCCTATAAATGCAGTTGTTGCGTTGATGGCCATAAAAATGGAACTTAATGACCCGTATAATGTCTTGGAGAATTGGGATATCAACTCAGTAGATCCATGTAGTTGGAGGATGGTTACCTGCTCAGCTGATGGATATGTCTCTGCGCTGTAAGACCCAAATGCCACTTTTTACAATATCTGACCGTTTTCATTAATAACATATCATTTAATAATTGCTTCTgtgttctcttctttttctttttctaattaaTCTTGCCAGCGGAATGCCCAGCCAAAGCTTGTCCGGGACTTTATCACCAGGGATTGGAAATCTTACAAATCTGCAGTCTGTGTAAGTGGGCAAACCTGCTCTAGATCTGAATACGGAATTTTAAACTGGACTGATCTTGACTCTTTTGTATAAACAATGATATTGATTATGATATAAAAGGCCCAATCATATAATGTAAGCCGTTGGGGAAAACATTCTCCTCATTCCAGAGTTGAAAGTTTAATATTCACAATTGCTGTTGAGATTTGTTAAATGCATTAGCTCATAggtttatgtaaaaaaaaatgaaaggtgGCATTCGTTTCTACAGGCTTCTGCAGAACAATGTTATTTCTGGACCTATTCCTGCTGATATCACTAAGTTGGAGAAGCTCCAGACGCTGGATCTTTCTAACAATCAGTTCGATGGTGGAATACCAAGTTCATTGGGGGACCTAAAGAATCTGAATTATCTGTAAGatttagaaaattttttttattgttttcctaAATAAGTTAACTATTTACATTAGTAGAATGATCGTGCATTTTCTTGTTAATCTTGCGTACATGGAAGCTTACTCCTTTTTTAATCAGTTTTGTATTCTGATTTGAGTAAGTTAGGCGCCTGAACAACAACAGCTTTTCTGGACCTTGCCCTGATTCGTTGTCCAACATCAAAGGTCTCACTCTTTTGTATGTCCTTGTGTCCTCTAACTCTTCTTCCTATCCTCAAGTTATAAAGACATGtatattttctctgtttttctccTTCCTGGTTTAATTTGTGATATAATTATCACATTTGATTTTGTTTGTAGAGATCTTTCATATAACAATTTGAGTGGTTCCTTACCCAAGATATCTGCAAGAACTTTCAAGTAAGTTGTTCTTTTTCTCCCACTCCTTTTCTCATTTCATTGCTCCTAGTTTCACAGTTGCAAATTGAAACAATTATGGATCACTAAGCTGGTTGTTATTCTTGAAATTTCTGCCAGTGTTGTTGGAAATCCTTTGATATGTGGGTCAAACTCTAGAAGCAATTGCTCTTCTGTGTCTCTGGATCCACTTTCATATCCCCCAGATGATCTAAAGGGTATTGCATTTAAATTTCATTCAAATGCTATGGCTGATGGAGCATTTTTATCCTCCCATATAATGAGTTATCTGAAAACACTTCGGTAATTTCCTCCAATGATTACTCTAATTAATAGACATCTTGGGTTTCTCAGCTCAGTCACAACGTGGAGTGACAAGAAACCATCGGGTGGCTATTGCATTTGGTTCCAGTATTGGTTGTGTTACTTTAATAGCAATTGCTGCTGGCTTGCTTCTTGGTTGGCGTCGTAGACACAATCAACAGATTTTCTTTGATGTAAATGGTAAGTTTGATCCCAATTTGGAGTTCCGTTCATTTCTGCTTGCTAGTCATTTCTCTAAAAAGTTGTTTTCTTTTGACTCATATGCTTAGAGTAAACTCACTTACCATGTCAAGAGTTTGTATTCACATGTTACTCTGCAGTACCATAGTAATAATTGATGAGCTCTGAATCCTGTACATCATTCTTTAATGTTCTTTTTTTAAGTAAACATCGCCCAAAATGCAACCCGTCATATATCATGTCCTTGCTAATCTGAAGTCAACATGGTACACAAGCTATTGTAATGTGTTTACTGCTGATGCTTAGCATGCACCAGCACCAAAGGGTGCTTGACACTGCCTTTTTGCAACCCACATTCTGGGTAATGCTATGAGCACGTCCTCtccttttctcctctcctcctaatTTTATCTAGGTTACTTTCAATTGCTTCCTAATTGGGATGGACATTTTCTAAATACTcaaatgatatttttatttggTCTAAGTAAACCTGCCATCATAAACCAACGTAAGTTCATGCATTGGTTGTTTATTAAATTTCTAAAGATTTGTACTTCACAATTATAAAAAAGTTCAAGATAAATTTATATGAACTAGCAGAATATTGATTCAAACAAGCAATGGCAGATGAAATAagcttaaaaaataataatgtacAATGTGAATAGTTGAAAAAATCATACAATCACTTCATGATATTATACTTAAGGTCAAGCAGAAATGCATGGATGAGATGCAGTCACATAACGAACCAAATAGTTTTAAGCAAGCTGAGCACATGAATTAACCCCTATCCATCCTCCCACTCTATAACTAGAAGTGATAGATGTGCAGGATTAATAAGTTATATACAAAAAATATGCTATCAGTCCCAAAAAAAAGCTCATATTATTAGAACATGACTCAAGCATCTGGGACAGTtttgcagtgatcatctacAGTCAGATAAGAAAAATGAGCAAACCCATGATGTTCTTATACAAGAGTGTTTACTTTGAGCAGGCGAACTATGTCCGCTTCAACATGCAAAGATGATAGAAACCAAGCTTAGTTACAACTGAATGCCCAACTCATATGCAATCTTATCTCTAACATATATTGAATTATTAGGGTTTCCGGTTCTTTTTCCTcagaatattcttcaatttggcTGCAAATGAATCATCTTATcgaattcatattttggatgGAAGTGTCAGGAAGGGGCTATCCTTTAGAAAGAGACTAAAATGGAGGTCTCATTATGCTCTGTGGAATGTTCATTTACTTGTTCAATTGCCCACATTTTCATGTATGATCCAAGGTGGAATTATCATATAGTAGTGCGATGGTTTTATTTCTTATGACTGAGTGGTAGAAATATGTCATTCGAATTTGATGAAGTTTGAATTTCTGAATTCGTATATATATCTTGGTATTTATTCTGAACTAACTTGTTCTTTTCAGATCAATATGATCCAGAAATATGCTTGGGTCATTTGAAACGCTATTCCTTCAAGGAGCTTCGAGTAGCCACCAATAATTTCAatgcaaaaaatattttaggaaAAGGGGGTTATGGTATTGTTTATAAAGGATGCTTGCGGGATGGCACAGTTGTTGCTGTTAAAAGGTTGAAAGATCACAATGCCATTGGTGGGGAAGTCCAGTTTCAAACTGAAGTTGAAATGATAAGCTTGGCCGTTCATCGGAATCTCCTTAGACTTTGTGGATTCTGCACAAAAGAGAATGAAAGACTACTTGTCTACCCTTACATGTCAAATGGAAGTGTTGCTTCTCAATTAAGAGGTGAGTGTACAAGTTAGAACAAGTGCATGGATATTCTGCTATTTGCATCAGAAAATTCTAACACAAGCACAGTAGGAATACCACAAAAACTGCATGAGATAGGTGTCAGTTAATTTTGTGATACAGGGAAAGCATCATCTTATTTTAGATTGGTTATGTCCTTGCTGGGCAAGTGTTTGGGTATGGTAACATGCAATGATTAGGTAACATGGCACATCAGCAAAAACAATGAAATATTCATAGTTATTTGTGTATGTTGGAGGCTTTTTCATCATTTACATGTAATGAGATAAACACATCTCTTTTTTGAAAGTTATGATATTAGCAAGAATCATGTTAATTATTTTGCAGTGGACCAGTTCTATGGTGTTCATTATGTTTCATGTGATATTTGGAGCATAGTTCACGATAAGAGTCATGATCAACTGCGATTCTGCCATTGTAGGCTTCTGAGTTAACAGCATTTTGATTGTCATGACATGCTGATTCCTTTATGTCTATTGGGAAACTTTTTAGCCTTATCCTATGTTTTCTCTATTGAAAACTTATAGGGAGCCATAACCTCTTCATTCCCCCTGGAGATAGAAACCACCAAGGTGAGGACCCATGCAGGTGTTTGTTTAGCCCCACATCAGTTATGCACTGAGTTGTCTTGGGTACATATAAGGGATTAAGGAACCAAATAACACCTTGTGGAGCCTTTTTAAGTGAGGTCTTGGCTTGTTACAGATGATATTAAAGGGGCGTGGCCCATGGCCCATGTGGATCAGGGAATACTATAGCGTTTTGTGGCTGATCATGGGCTGATCATAGTATTTGTGTTCGATTTTATTTGCATTTGGACCTTTAGCTTGGCAAGGATGTGAGGGCTTAAATAGGGCGAGTATGTGAGAACCCGTATCATGCTTGTATttaatcccacatcgattatgcATTAAGTTGACCTTGGGTACATATACAGGgctaagaaatccaaataatatcttccaactAACTTTTTTAGATGAGGTCCTAATCATTACAAACATTGTCGGAGCAGACCCGACGTATAACCCATGTAGATTAGGAGATATTGTAGCAGGGCCATTTTTAGGCTGACCATGAGCCCATCATAATATttttgattggatttgaatcttTCTTCATTAGGATGCCAGGGCTGAAACCAGGGAGTATGCGGGAGCCCGCGCTAGCATGTATTTAGTTCCATATAGTTTGTGCATTGgggagattttggatacttgtaTAGAGCCAAAACATATAGGAGAtgattttccctttcctttgcAATTGTACTTTTCAAGAACATTTCATATCACCCCCCTTCTACTTTCTTTGAGCTGTCATTTTGCAATCGCTTTTGCCACTTGTTTTTGCTTTGCACTAGAATCATGAGAGCTACTGAAAACTATCATGCAGTTTAATATTAAGATAAATAAACTAATTTGCACAAACACGATTGGATCATCAAAGATTTAAACACTTGCTAGTTTACGGCAAGGTTGTGTCACACAAGAATTATAGTTTTGCTTATATCTTGTTCCTGTTATGTGGCAGAACACGTTAACGGTAGGCCAGTTTTAGACTGGTCAAGGCGAAAGATGATAGCTTTGGGGACAGCACGGGGATTATTGTACTTGCATGAACAGTGTGACCCAAAAATTATTCATCGTGATGTTAAAGCTGCTAATATTCTTCTCGATGAAGAATTTGAAGCTGTTGTTGGGGATTTTGGTTTGGCAAAGCTTTTGGATCATCGGGAATCACATGTTACAACAGCAGTGCGTGGTACAGTTGGGCATATAGCTCCAGAATATTTGTCAACGGGTCAGTCATCGGAGAAGACTGATGTCTTTGGCTTTGGCGTCCTGCTACTTGAGCTGATTACTGGTCAGAAGGCACTGGATTTTGGCCGGCTAGCAAACCAGAAAGGAGTAATGCTTGATTGGGTAAGCTCTCTGTTTCACTCTCTCTCATATATAGAAATGTAAGGGGCTTCATGAAGAGAACTTGACCGGGGATTTACTCTCAAATAATGAATGGATCACACTTGTGGGAGTTACTTGGATTCCTCTCTATTCTGTAGTATATGAGAGAGCTGCACGGTTTGCCAACCCCAACCCTTTAAGAAGGAAAAAGTGCAAGCATATTTTGCTCAATTTTAGAGCAATGGACAAGTGATGGACTGCAAAACCACTTAGAGACTGCCTCTTCCAATAATAAAATGGCGACTGAAAAGTTACCACGATCTTTTATGAAATGGAAAGAATAATCTTTGAAAAAATGGGGAGGGAAGGACAAGAAGAAAAGTCTCCTCTGCTATCTCTGGATTCTGGGCAATCTGTTTTGTGGTAGAGAGCAGCTGTACAAGGACTGGTAATACAATGCTAGTCATAGCAAGGGTGTAGTTAGCTAATGGCCACTTCTTATTTGCAGGTGAAGAAACTCCATCAAGAGAACAAGTTGAGCATGATGGTGGATAAGGACCTCAAGAACAACTATGACAGGGTTGAGCTGGAGGAGATGGTTCAGGTGGCTCTCCTCTGCACGCAATACCATCCATCCCACCGGCCCAAGATGTCAGAAGTGGTGAGAATGTTGGAAGGTGATGGTCTGGCAGAAAAGTGGGAGGCCTCACAGAAGATCGACGCGCCGAAGTCTCTTTCCTCGGAGCAGCCACCTCCAAGGTACTTGGACTTTGTAGAGGAGTCTTCGCTTGTTGTAGACGCAATCGAGCTTTCGGGCCCAAGATGACTTCAATAGATATTCAGTTGTACATGTCCGACTCTTGGAAGCTTGGGAATGAAGGTTGCttgttttttttggatgagagtGTCGGCTTGGTGTTTATAGCTGTCTGATTGCATGCAATATTCATTtgtacaaaaagaaagattgtaGGAATGGCTAAAATTTTTCTACTGGAAGTTTCTCTGTTATTCTAGCATTTTAGAAGGGAGATCCTGGTAAATTTTTTGTCTACCTGAGCCTTAAGTGAGAAAGTATAGAAATTTATTGATGTC
Coding sequences within it:
- the LOC103723131 gene encoding protein NSP-INTERACTING KINASE 3, yielding MARRVLGFPFWMLGLLLWAWPELPAATLSPSGINYEVVALMAIKMELNDPYNVLENWDINSVDPCSWRMVTCSADGYVSALGMPSQSLSGTLSPGIGNLTNLQSVLLQNNVISGPIPADITKLEKLQTLDLSNNQFDGGIPSSLGDLKNLNYLRLNNNSFSGPCPDSLSNIKGLTLLDLSYNNLSGSLPKISARTFNVVGNPLICGSNSRSNCSSVSLDPLSYPPDDLKAQSQRGVTRNHRVAIAFGSSIGCVTLIAIAAGLLLGWRRRHNQQIFFDVNDQYDPEICLGHLKRYSFKELRVATNNFNAKNILGKGGYGIVYKGCLRDGTVVAVKRLKDHNAIGGEVQFQTEVEMISLAVHRNLLRLCGFCTKENERLLVYPYMSNGSVASQLREHVNGRPVLDWSRRKMIALGTARGLLYLHEQCDPKIIHRDVKAANILLDEEFEAVVGDFGLAKLLDHRESHVTTAVRGTVGHIAPEYLSTGQSSEKTDVFGFGVLLLELITGQKALDFGRLANQKGVMLDWVKKLHQENKLSMMVDKDLKNNYDRVELEEMVQVALLCTQYHPSHRPKMSEVVRMLEGDGLAEKWEASQKIDAPKSLSSEQPPPRYLDFVEESSLVVDAIELSGPR